The Pirellulales bacterium genome includes a window with the following:
- a CDS encoding ParA family protein, which translates to MGRILCVANQKGGVGKTTTAINLAVALAKSGARTLLIDLDPQCNATSGVGCEPTERHPLVSTSPLQESLRPAAVDGLEVLPGSRNFQDIEQLSTQSESQAATLRQHLAGGLTSYDFVLVDCPPSLGQLTRTALAASTEVLMPIQCEYFAMEGLTQMIEVIRDVMSRPPNRLQFGGILLTMYDHALELTHEVDHEVRDFFGEIVFRTVIPRDVAVAEAPSHGQSVLDYCPRSRGAWAYAELCMEVLERE; encoded by the coding sequence GTGGGCCGGATTCTGTGTGTCGCCAATCAGAAAGGGGGCGTCGGCAAGACGACCACCGCCATCAACCTGGCGGTAGCGCTCGCCAAAAGCGGCGCGCGCACCTTGCTGATCGATCTCGACCCGCAGTGCAACGCCACGAGCGGCGTGGGCTGCGAGCCGACCGAACGGCACCCGTTGGTTTCTACGTCGCCTTTGCAAGAATCGCTGCGCCCGGCGGCGGTCGACGGTCTGGAGGTTTTGCCCGGCAGCCGCAACTTTCAAGACATCGAACAGCTCAGCACGCAGAGCGAAAGCCAGGCGGCGACGCTGCGCCAGCACCTGGCCGGCGGTCTGACCAGCTACGACTTCGTGCTGGTCGATTGTCCTCCCTCGTTGGGCCAATTGACCCGAACGGCCCTGGCCGCCTCGACCGAGGTGCTGATGCCGATCCAATGCGAGTACTTCGCGATGGAGGGGCTGACGCAGATGATCGAGGTAATTCGCGATGTGATGAGCCGCCCGCCGAATCGTCTTCAGTTTGGGGGCATCTTATTGACGATGTATGACCACGCGTTGGAGTTGACGCACGAGGTCGATCACGAGGTGCGCGATTTCTTTGGCGAGATCGTGTTTCGCACCGTGATCCCTCGGGATGTGGCCGTCGCCGAAGCCCCCAGCCATGGGCAGTCCGTTCTGGACTACTGCCCGCGGTCGCGCGGAGCCTGGGCGTACGCCGAACTGTGCATGGAGGTACTCGAGCGTGAATAA
- a CDS encoding ParB/RepB/Spo0J family partition protein yields the protein MNKERRLGRGLEALLGRPADSYAPREASVGGAASSPASGPVEAGLVNVSVYEIDRNPYQPRRDFDDAEIGSLADSIQEHGLLQPIVVRRQGERYQLVAGERRLRAAIKAGLGEVAVQVRNVDDRLAAEIAIVENLQRKDLNALEKGASFHEYLERYGCTQEELAKRLKIDRSTVANLIRLLELPDDVQSALRTGAISQGHARALLALDNEREQVEFCTRIQREGLSVRSVEDLVQQTVQAADAPQPLRLVTGEPESRPARKSRSQHLASLEQQFRAALGAKVDIRESAKGRGRIVIHFKSHEEFDRLQEYLCDGGHGAQSQVG from the coding sequence GTGAATAAGGAACGACGATTAGGACGCGGCTTGGAAGCACTTTTGGGTCGCCCGGCGGATAGTTATGCCCCGCGCGAGGCATCCGTCGGCGGCGCTGCCAGCAGCCCGGCGAGCGGGCCGGTCGAAGCGGGCCTGGTGAACGTCAGCGTCTATGAAATCGATCGCAATCCTTACCAGCCGCGGCGCGATTTCGATGACGCCGAGATCGGCTCGCTAGCTGATAGCATCCAGGAACACGGCCTCCTGCAACCGATCGTGGTGCGCCGCCAGGGCGAGCGCTACCAGCTCGTGGCGGGCGAGCGCCGGTTGCGCGCGGCAATCAAAGCCGGACTCGGCGAGGTCGCGGTGCAAGTGCGCAACGTCGACGATCGGCTGGCCGCCGAGATCGCGATCGTCGAGAACCTGCAGCGCAAGGATCTTAACGCGCTGGAAAAGGGCGCCTCGTTCCACGAGTACTTGGAGCGTTACGGTTGCACGCAGGAAGAGTTGGCCAAGCGCTTGAAGATCGACCGCTCGACCGTGGCCAATCTGATCCGCTTGTTGGAGCTACCCGACGACGTGCAATCGGCGCTACGCACAGGCGCGATCAGCCAGGGCCATGCCCGGGCGCTCTTGGCACTCGACAACGAACGCGAGCAGGTCGAGTTTTGCACGCGCATCCAGCGCGAAGGACTGAGCGTGCGCAGCGTCGAGGACCTGGTGCAGCAAACGGTGCAAGCGGCCGACGCGCCGCAGCCGTTGCGACTGGTGACCGGCGAGCCCGAATCAAGGCCCGCGCGGAAGAGCCGCAGCCAACACCTGGCCTCGCTCGAACAGCAGTTCCGCGCGGCGCTCGGCGCGAAGGTCGACATCCGCGAATCGGCCAAGGGACGCGGCCGGATCGTGATTCACTTCAAGAGCCACGAAGAATTCGACCGCCTGCAGGAATACCTGTGCGACGGCGGGCACGGCGCGCAGAGCCAGGTGGGGTGA
- a CDS encoding SRPBCC domain-containing protein, giving the protein MSAMIPAQQSSETFEIQKSLDIAAPIEIAFEALLEEIGPESQMMDGTPMPLKLEAWPGGRWFRDLGNNTGHLWGHVQVIKPPALLEICGPLMMSYPAVNHVQYRLTAKDSGTHLAFTHRGMGLIQPDHLDGMPRGWEHWANKIRERAERKAAQRKK; this is encoded by the coding sequence ATGAGCGCGATGATTCCTGCCCAGCAGTCGTCGGAAACGTTCGAAATTCAGAAGTCGCTCGACATCGCGGCGCCGATCGAGATCGCCTTCGAGGCGCTGCTCGAAGAGATCGGGCCCGAGTCGCAGATGATGGATGGTACGCCGATGCCGCTCAAGCTCGAGGCCTGGCCCGGCGGACGCTGGTTTCGCGACCTGGGGAACAACACCGGACACTTATGGGGACACGTGCAAGTGATCAAGCCGCCCGCGCTTCTCGAGATCTGCGGCCCGCTGATGATGTCGTATCCGGCGGTGAATCACGTCCAGTACCGCCTCACCGCGAAAGACTCCGGCACACACCTGGCCTTCACGCATCGTGGCATGGGCTTGATCCAGCCTGACCATTTGGATGGCATGCCGCGCGGTTGGGAACATTGGGCCAACAAGATCCGCGAGCGTGCCGAGCGGAAAGCTGCGCAGCGCAAAAAGTAG
- a CDS encoding thioredoxin family protein: MSTTTASKIVSPEEWLRARQALLVKEKELTHLSDDLARQRQKLPRVRIEKEYVFTGPAGKVTLADLFAGRSQLATYHFMFGPDWEEGCPGCSYLMDHLDGTIAHLTARDVTLVAISRGPLEKLLAFRKRMGWHFPWYSSAGSDFNRDFHVSFAPSEVKNGEKLYNFGTTPAHGEENPGLSYFEKDSSGTVYHTYSTYGRGLDALVGTYVVLDRAPKGRDEDNLDSPMSWVRHHDKYAPTVHEIGSCSH, translated from the coding sequence ATGAGCACTACCACGGCCTCGAAAATCGTTTCGCCAGAAGAATGGCTGCGCGCCCGCCAGGCGCTGTTGGTCAAAGAGAAAGAGCTGACGCACTTGAGCGATGATCTCGCGCGCCAACGTCAGAAATTGCCCCGCGTGCGCATCGAAAAGGAGTACGTCTTCACCGGACCGGCGGGCAAAGTAACGCTTGCCGACCTGTTCGCCGGCCGCAGCCAATTGGCGACTTATCATTTCATGTTCGGCCCCGACTGGGAAGAAGGCTGCCCTGGCTGTTCTTACCTGATGGATCACTTAGACGGCACGATCGCGCATCTGACCGCGCGCGACGTCACACTGGTCGCGATTTCGCGCGGGCCCTTGGAAAAGCTGCTGGCATTTCGCAAGCGTATGGGCTGGCACTTCCCTTGGTATTCGTCGGCCGGCAGTGACTTCAATCGCGACTTCCACGTGTCGTTCGCGCCGAGCGAAGTCAAGAACGGTGAAAAGCTCTACAACTTCGGCACCACGCCTGCGCACGGCGAGGAAAACCCGGGCTTGAGCTACTTCGAAAAAGACTCAAGCGGCACGGTGTATCACACCTACTCGACGTATGGCCGGGGACTCGACGCATTGGTCGGAACCTACGTCGTGCTCGATCGGGCACCCAAGGGGCGCGACGAGGATAATCTCGACAGCCCCATGTCGTGGGTGCGGCATCATGACAAGTATGCGCCGACCGTTCACGAGATCGGATCATGCTCCCACTAA
- a CDS encoding metalloregulator ArsR/SmtB family transcription factor → MSRTFAALADPTRRALLARLSQGEASVSELAKPFLKSMSLPGVTKHLRVLEKAGLVTKGRDAQWRPCKLNGEPLKDAADWMEQYRKFWEESLDRLGDYLKTVMAQQQPKGKKNGRKK, encoded by the coding sequence TTGAGCCGAACCTTCGCCGCACTCGCCGACCCCACGCGCCGCGCCCTGTTGGCGCGGCTGTCGCAGGGCGAGGCCAGCGTATCGGAATTGGCCAAACCGTTTCTCAAAAGCATGAGCCTGCCAGGCGTGACCAAGCACTTGCGGGTACTGGAGAAGGCCGGCCTGGTCACCAAGGGGCGCGACGCGCAGTGGCGCCCCTGCAAGCTCAACGGCGAGCCGCTCAAGGATGCCGCCGACTGGATGGAGCAGTACCGCAAGTTCTGGGAAGAAAGTCTGGATCGTCTGGGTGACTATTTGAAAACCGTCATGGCGCAGCAACAGCCGAAAGGGAAAAAGAATGGCCGCAAAAAGTAA
- a CDS encoding SRPBCC family protein, with amino-acid sequence MAAKSNSRDINIIRVYDAPVALVWDAWTDPAQVAQWWGPRGFTLTTHSKDLRVGGHWNYTMHGPDGTDYENTTLYHEVEEHAKLVYDHGGHKDRPPLFRVTALFTDLGGKTRLEMTMTLPTPEAADETRKFIRKAGGDSTWDRLAEYVEKRQTGKEKFVINRAFDVPLDVMFDMWSKPEHLSKWLPPTGFDMEFVRADLRPGGSSFYYMSGAGDMKMYGHIDYREITKPNRLVYTQQFCDEHEKVSRHPMSPTWPETMLTIVELTAEGPERTRVTVTWEPVGAVSREELETFINARAGMTQGWTGSFDKLEEYAANK; translated from the coding sequence ATGGCCGCAAAAAGTAACTCCCGCGACATCAACATCATCCGCGTTTACGATGCGCCGGTGGCGCTCGTATGGGATGCCTGGACCGATCCCGCGCAGGTGGCGCAGTGGTGGGGTCCGCGCGGCTTCACCCTCACCACGCACAGCAAGGATCTGCGCGTTGGCGGCCATTGGAACTACACCATGCACGGCCCCGACGGCACCGATTACGAGAACACGACGCTTTACCACGAAGTGGAGGAGCACGCCAAACTGGTTTACGACCATGGCGGACACAAAGATCGGCCGCCGTTGTTTCGCGTGACGGCGCTTTTCACCGACTTGGGAGGCAAGACACGTCTGGAAATGACCATGACGCTGCCCACGCCCGAAGCCGCCGACGAGACCCGCAAGTTCATCAGGAAAGCCGGCGGCGATTCGACCTGGGATCGGCTGGCGGAATACGTCGAGAAGCGGCAGACGGGCAAAGAGAAGTTCGTCATCAACCGCGCGTTCGACGTGCCGCTCGACGTGATGTTCGATATGTGGTCCAAGCCTGAGCATTTGTCGAAGTGGCTACCGCCGACGGGCTTCGACATGGAGTTCGTCCGCGCCGACCTGCGCCCCGGCGGCAGCAGCTTTTACTACATGTCCGGCGCAGGTGACATGAAGATGTACGGGCACATTGATTACCGCGAAATCACGAAGCCCAATCGCCTCGTCTATACGCAGCAGTTCTGCGACGAGCACGAAAAGGTGTCGCGGCACCCGATGTCGCCCACCTGGCCGGAGACGATGCTTACGATCGTCGAGCTCACGGCCGAAGGGCCGGAGCGCACGCGCGTAACAGTGACCTGGGAGCCGGTCGGCGCCGTGTCGCGCGAAGAGCTGGAAACGTTCATCAATGCCAGGGCCGGCATGACGCAAGGCTGGACCGGCTCGTTCGACAAGCTGGAAGAGTACGCGGCCAACAAGTAA